The genomic DNA ACTACCTTTAAATCTTTTCGGTATGTTTTGTCATATCTGAAAACCTAATGACCCAtaactaattcaattcaagtCGGATTGATTCACTGATGATCATACTTTCTCAATCaaagattttctccattcacaaccttacctaaatttttaatttcccattttcatttcataatCTCCCATAAATGAATCTCGTCCTCACTCATACATataagaggaagaagaaattgagaaaacttaaagtaggaaaaagaaaatgcggCTTAAATTTTTCAAGTGAAATAAGATTATGAAGTTGCAGTGAAATTGTCACAGATgtttaaattcattttatgGAAGGAAGTAAATACAACCACAATTGATGGACGACCAGACTACTAACTTCTAATTCAAATTTAAGattgaatttaaattttaaaacttctAAAATTCCTTCAACAGATTTCTGAGAAAAATTCCCGTCTTTAATTTAGCATTCATATTGTTACTTACCGTGTAAACCATTTTTCATATCGCTTATCATGCTCCACTCTAAAGGAGTCATAGGAGAATAAATTAGTTTATCATGAGAACttgagaagaagatgacatgTACAGTTCAATTAAAGAACGAAAGACTGCGAGAGAGAGtaaaaacttttcatttttcctaaCTAGCAGCTagtaaaaaattgaaaaggcaAACAATGAAACCTCGATCTCCGACCCTGATTATATAATATGCAGTTAAGGGGAAAGATTAGCCAACGATCAAGAGGAGACTTGGACTTGTCGAATTTGTACAAGGCAATATATTGCCCATACATAGATGGGAgaccaaaaaagaaaggaaaaaaactttaatttcctcaactttatatatttttttctcttataaataaataaataaataaatatagtaAATACCAATATGGATTGGTTTAAATATTTCAACGCTTGTTTTCCTTAAGTAagatctcggattcgagtattgtgaatgaagaatttacatgtaggaaaagttttattttcttagtGGACTGACCTaactcgaactgaattagttggaGTTTGTCGGGCTTTCGGGTACTAAGGTACACGccgaaaaatataataaattgttctaaatgtaatttaatttactGCAATATCAAAGAgagattaaaaataatttccaaGCTACGGGTATGGTACACCCTCACGTATTGATAGTCAGTATTGACCTGATGTCCAATCCACAGGTTTTTAACGAGTAATGATCACCATGTCGAGCTCTTTTCATCTCGATTACTTCTGACTTCACCGATCATGAGCTCTACAACAGGTATAGGTGTCAAACCAAATAAACCATTTATAGGAATCATTAGCTTTAAAAGGCCTACTTTCCCATCACTGAAGGGCTTCAATACAAGCAACATTTAATTGCTTCCATAAAATAAATGTTTTCACGGAAATAAAAAcattaacaaatatataagattgcaatttttttttattataagggAAGCCTAAaacctaatataatgaaagaaaaatcataaataactaataaatgggcaCGGGTAATCTCATTAGGTATCGAATCTATGACCTCTATGTCAACAGGTAAGAGCGTGTATTACTGTACTATGCTCTCTTTTGTATTTTtgtgattattttatttggtgAATTATGTGGATGCAATTGGTGGCTAACTGTAAAatgcgcctttatttctggcaatgtttaatttattttcttcttagaTAGGGAACTGGTCATCACCTTACCATCTCTATTTGCATATAAATATTCATCCTTCTCAGTGCTAACAATACATCCCaaaattgaagaattttgAGCTGAGGTCTCTCCAATGGCTAGTTCTTGGCTCACTCCAACTAGGTGGCTGTTGGTGATTTTTTGTCTAGCCTTGTCAAGGAGAGATCTCGGGCCTCATGCTGTTGAGGCAGCTCGAGCCTTCTTCGTGTTTGGAGATTCTCTGGTCGATAACGGGAACAACAACTACTTGGCAACAACTGCCCGCGCGGACTCACCACCTTATGGGATCGACTACCCCACACACATGCCCACAGGCCGATTCTCCAACGGCTTCAACATTCCAGACTTTATCAGTTCAGTCGTCCCCTCACACACTTCTATATCTGTTATACTCAGTTCAGCAAGACAAGAACTTTCGGAATAATGATATACGTGTTttcaaatgaatatatatatatatatgtaaataatataCATGTTGTACATATAATATTCACACATATTGAGTTAGCATGTGTTCGTTTCAACttaatcaaataattatttagaaaTTAGTTATAGGTtaattataaggaaaaatgaaTGAGAGACATACGGAAAGATGAGAGATGAGAGTTTGAAATACTCAATCATTAAGTCAATAatcacttaatgaaataagttatGTTTTACTTATTGGTGTTTTAAACCCCTAACAAATAATCTTTTCATTATTATCATTCTTCtcctcttttatatatttctttcgtAACTGATTAAGTGTTTACgttttaagtatttaatttatGAAGCGCCTCCTTAGATTATGATTCAACAAGATGGACCATGCATGTGTTTCAGGTCAGAGTCTTGGCTCAGAGCCCACATTGCCATATCTGAGCCCTGAGCTCAGAGGGCAAACGCTGCTTGTCGGTGCAAACTTTGCTTCTGCTGGCATTGGAATTCTGAATGACACCGGAGTCCAATTCGTAAGTTACTAAGTTCACTCACTTCTGCCttccaaaaatatattttaaaaacccGAAATTTGGCTCGTTGGGATGGAACCGATCATTTGAAGAACGTAACAAGTCCAGTTGATGCTGTGTGCAGGTGAACATCATAAGAATGTACAGGCAGTACGAGTATTTCAAGGAGTATCAGAGACGTGTCAGCGCTCTGATCGGACAGCAGCGAACCAAGAGGCTGGTGAACCAGGCGTTGGTCTTGATCACCGTGGGGGGCAATGACTTCGTGAACAACTATTATTTGGTGCCTTTCTCTGCTCGATCTCGCCAGTATGCTCTCCCGGATTACGTCAAGTTCCTCATCTCTGAGTACCGAAAGCTCCTAATGGTAGTAACCCCatttctcctttcttttcccGCTTGAGGAGAGCATGATCATATATATGATTCATGAATATATAGTTCTTAATATCTGCAGAGATTGTACGATCTTGGGGCGCGGAGGGTCCTAGTGACGGGCACTGGGCCGTTGGGCTGCGTCCCAGCAGAGCTGGCCATGCGAGGTGGCAGGAACGGCCAATGTGCCCCCGAACTTCAACGGGCTGCAACGCTCTTCAATCCGCAGCTCACTCAGATGTTGAAGCAACTCAACAACGAGTACCGCTCGGATGTCTTCATCGCGGCCAATACCCAGTTAATGAACGGCGACTTCATCAGCAATCCTCGAGCATTCGGTATACGTTCTTTAACTAAATAAGATCtggaaattaaataaaacttCGAACTTCGTAAATAATAATGTTTGTTTCTTATCTTTACATTTTGATGAAGGTTTCGTCACGTCCAAGGTAGCGTGTTGTGGCCAAGGACCTTATAATGGTCTCGGACTATGCACAGTAGCTTCGAATCTATGCCCTAACAGGGACCAGTATGCTTTCTGGGACCCTTTCCATCCGTCCGAAAAGGCAAACGGAATCATTGTGCAGCGGATGTTAACCGGCTCGACAGAGTACATGAACCCAATGAACCTTAGCACCATCATAGCCCTAGACTCCAAGCTCGCGGATCACGCCTGAAGTTTTCTatgaatatagatatattgatTAATTTCGATTCCGTGTGCTTCCCCAAATTCTCATGCCTATCACCAcatttttaaagcaaaatatGGATTTGATTTTTTCTATGAGGATGTAAAATAAAGTTACTGAagcatttgattaattatacGTACCGCAATGTTGTATGATTTAGTAATAAATGCGTGTGtttaatttgttttgattTGCTTAA from Punica granatum isolate Tunisia-2019 chromosome 2, ASM765513v2, whole genome shotgun sequence includes the following:
- the LOC116194386 gene encoding GDSL esterase/lipase At5g18430-like isoform X2, which encodes MASSWLTPTRWLLVIFCLALSRRDLGPHAVEAARAFFVFGDSLVDNGNNNYLATTARADSPPYGIDYPTHMPTGRFSNGFNIPDFISQSLGSEPTLPYLSPELRGQTLLVGANFASAGIGILNDTGVQFVNIIRMYRQYEYFKEYQRRVSALIGQQRTKRLVNQALVLITVGGNDFVNNYYLVPFSARSRQYALPDYVKFLISEYRKLLMFLISAEIVRSWGAEGPSDGHWAVGLRPSRAGHARWQERPMCPRTSTGCNALQSAAHSDVEATQQRVPLGCLHRGQYPVNERRLHQQSSSIRFRHVQGSVLWPRTL
- the LOC116194386 gene encoding GDSL esterase/lipase At5g33370-like isoform X1, with translation MASSWLTPTRWLLVIFCLALSRRDLGPHAVEAARAFFVFGDSLVDNGNNNYLATTARADSPPYGIDYPTHMPTGRFSNGFNIPDFISQSLGSEPTLPYLSPELRGQTLLVGANFASAGIGILNDTGVQFVNIIRMYRQYEYFKEYQRRVSALIGQQRTKRLVNQALVLITVGGNDFVNNYYLVPFSARSRQYALPDYVKFLISEYRKLLMRLYDLGARRVLVTGTGPLGCVPAELAMRGGRNGQCAPELQRAATLFNPQLTQMLKQLNNEYRSDVFIAANTQLMNGDFISNPRAFGFVTSKVACCGQGPYNGLGLCTVASNLCPNRDQYAFWDPFHPSEKANGIIVQRMLTGSTEYMNPMNLSTIIALDSKLADHA